From the Brachyhypopomus gauderio isolate BG-103 chromosome 5, BGAUD_0.2, whole genome shotgun sequence genome, one window contains:
- the LOC143514686 gene encoding UPF0461 protein C5orf24 homolog, whose product MMHQVANNNNDYVLGGLPEDGQHPGTHFELCSSQSSKFYPSAPPPPLQLPLPNLPPLPQAMIKPMSCQMQDSQNEFHPQPVRMRGTEAPEGSKKKKGLGKTGRRGRPAGTTKSAGYRTSTGRPPGTTRAAGFKTSPGRPLGTTKAAGYKVSPGRPPGSIKTLAKLNKLDYSTCNGAPFPYSLMQKRALCEAAVKEKNSSE is encoded by the coding sequence ATGATGCATCAGGTAGCCAATAACAATAACGACTATGTCTTGGGTGGCCTACCTGAAGATGGCCAACACCCAGGCACTCATTTTGAGTTATGCTCCTCACAGTCCAGCAAATTTTACCCATCTGCCCCACCTCCCCCATTGCAGCTACCCCTGCCCAACTTGCCCCCTCTGCCACAGGCCATGATCAAACCCATGTCGTGCCAGATGCAAGACTCCCAGAATGAGTTCCACCCCCAGCCTGTGCGGATGAGAGGCACTGAGGCCCCGGAGGGCTCCAAGAAGAAGAAAGGGCTGGGTAAGACGGGAAGACGAGGGAGACCAGCAGGAACAACCAAGTCTGCCGGGTATAGGACGAGCACAGGCAGACCGCCGGGCACCACGCGGGCGGCCGGGTTCAAAACCAGCCCGGGGAGGCCTCTAGGGACGACTAAAGCAGCGGGGTACAAGGTGAGCCCCGGTCGCCCCCCGGGCAGCATCAAGACCCTGGCGAAGCTCAACAAGCTGGACTATAGCACATGCAATGGCGCACCATTCCCGTACTCTCTGATGCAGAAGCGGGCGTTGTGCGAAGCCGCGGTCAAAGAGAAAAACAGCAGCGAGTGA